The Xanthomonas sontii genome contains a region encoding:
- a CDS encoding flotillin family protein: MSFATMAPFLIGVGILLVLLLGLAGLFRAFYRKVDQGVALIVNDMSATPKVHFTGALIVPVLYRAELMRISLITLQVDRRGKEGLICRDNMRADIAVAFYLRVNETQADVLRVAKAIGADRASDKDAVDELFNAKFSEALKTVGKKFEFTELFEKRQEFRDEIIAVIGNDLNGYVLEDVAIDYLEQTPKALLDPHNILDAEGIRKITELTGTQNVVTNELEQNAKLAITKKNVEAREAMLALERQQAEAEARQKREVDTIRAREQAETLKVQEEQRQLAENARIEAQQLIDIREQNRLREVEVAEQNRQRAVAIEVERVARARQLEQVTTDREVQLQGVERDKVVENGKMDVANITRERIAIDKTVAQEEERIKEVRQVAEADRLKQVTILEAEAKAQELLVRQVKDAQARETAAKHRAVELTTLAQAEHEAAGKQAEAKKLLADGIRAEKAAPGLADAQVKEASALAIEKVGIAEARVIEAKADASLKQGSNEARVLAETLQAKAQGEEQMGKAKASAAESIGMAEAVVVEKRLLAEADGLTRKFEAIGALSDSARGHEEFRMLLDNSLKQALASIEAGKEVSKENAEVIASALRNADIDLVGGDGGMFDNLIKAVSLGKSIEGLADKSPIVQDLMQRYLGVQRGAAAPSRLAPDAAGQLPVAEP; encoded by the coding sequence ATGAGTTTTGCGACGATGGCGCCGTTTCTGATCGGCGTCGGCATCCTGCTGGTGCTGCTGCTGGGGCTGGCCGGCCTGTTCCGCGCGTTCTACCGCAAGGTGGATCAGGGCGTAGCGCTGATCGTCAACGACATGAGCGCCACGCCCAAGGTGCACTTCACCGGCGCGTTGATCGTGCCGGTGCTGTACCGCGCCGAGCTGATGCGGATCAGCCTGATCACCCTTCAGGTCGACCGCCGCGGCAAGGAAGGGCTGATCTGCCGCGACAACATGCGCGCCGACATCGCCGTGGCGTTCTACCTGCGGGTCAACGAGACCCAGGCCGACGTGCTGCGCGTGGCCAAGGCGATCGGCGCCGACCGCGCCTCGGACAAGGACGCGGTCGACGAACTGTTCAACGCCAAGTTCTCCGAGGCGCTCAAGACGGTGGGCAAGAAGTTCGAGTTCACCGAGCTGTTCGAGAAGCGCCAGGAGTTCCGCGACGAGATCATCGCGGTGATCGGCAACGACCTCAACGGCTACGTGCTCGAGGACGTGGCGATCGACTACCTGGAGCAGACGCCCAAGGCGCTGCTGGATCCGCACAACATCCTCGACGCCGAGGGCATCCGCAAGATCACCGAGCTCACCGGCACCCAGAACGTGGTCACCAACGAGCTGGAGCAGAACGCGAAGCTGGCGATCACCAAGAAGAACGTGGAGGCGCGCGAGGCGATGCTGGCGCTGGAGCGGCAGCAGGCCGAGGCCGAGGCGCGGCAGAAGCGCGAGGTCGACACGATCCGCGCGCGCGAGCAGGCCGAGACGCTGAAGGTGCAGGAGGAGCAGCGCCAGTTGGCGGAGAACGCGCGCATCGAGGCGCAGCAGCTGATCGACATCCGCGAGCAGAACCGCCTGCGCGAGGTCGAAGTGGCCGAACAGAATCGCCAGCGCGCGGTGGCCATCGAGGTCGAGCGGGTCGCGCGTGCGCGCCAGCTGGAGCAGGTCACCACCGATCGCGAGGTGCAGCTGCAGGGCGTGGAGCGCGACAAGGTGGTCGAGAACGGCAAGATGGACGTGGCCAACATCACCCGCGAGCGCATCGCCATCGACAAGACCGTGGCGCAGGAAGAGGAGCGGATCAAGGAAGTGCGCCAGGTCGCCGAGGCCGACCGGCTCAAGCAGGTCACGATCCTGGAAGCGGAGGCCAAGGCGCAGGAATTGCTGGTGCGCCAGGTCAAGGACGCGCAGGCGCGCGAGACCGCGGCCAAGCACCGCGCGGTCGAACTGACCACCCTGGCGCAGGCCGAACACGAGGCCGCCGGCAAGCAGGCCGAAGCCAAGAAGCTGCTCGCCGACGGCATCCGCGCCGAGAAGGCCGCGCCCGGTCTGGCCGACGCGCAGGTCAAGGAAGCCTCGGCACTGGCGATCGAGAAGGTCGGTATCGCCGAGGCGCGGGTGATCGAGGCCAAGGCCGATGCCAGCCTCAAGCAGGGCAGCAACGAGGCGCGCGTGCTGGCCGAGACGCTGCAGGCCAAGGCGCAGGGCGAAGAGCAGATGGGCAAGGCCAAGGCCAGCGCCGCCGAGTCGATCGGCATGGCCGAGGCGGTGGTGGTGGAGAAGCGCCTGTTGGCCGAGGCCGACGGCCTGACCCGCAAGTTCGAGGCGATCGGCGCGCTCAGCGACAGCGCGCGCGGCCACGAGGAATTCCGGATGCTGCTCGACAACAGCCTCAAGCAGGCGCTGGCGTCGATCGAGGCCGGCAAGGAAGTGTCCAAGGAGAACGCCGAGGTCATCGCCAGCGCCCTGCGCAATGCCGACATCGACCTGGTCGGCGGCGACGGCGGCATGTTCGACAACCTCATCAAGGCGGTCTCGCTCGGCAAGTCGATCGAAGGCCTGGCCGACAAGAGCCCGATCGTGCAGGACCTGATGCAGCGCTATCTCGGCGTGCAGCGCGGCGCGGCGGCGCCGTCGCGGCTGGCGCCGGACGCGGCTGGCCAACTGCCCGTCGCCGAGCCTTGA
- a CDS encoding DUF1449 family protein: MAEFLNVALGFPTLPYSILLAFSALYWALAAFGIGDHAAPDGHLHVDGADHGLHGVSAVFARLGLGGAPVMLVVALLSFWGWLGTYFVHLFLLQSLPAGLRWGIGSGVALLALLPALPLTSWMLRPLRRLLLRLRPVAQTSLLGKVGVVASPRADADSGYATVDDGGAGLVLQVRAQAGQVYPRGERVVLVEYVQAHNHYLIAREQDLPGLPFPHSLIAGDKEIHR, translated from the coding sequence ATGGCCGAGTTCCTGAACGTCGCACTGGGATTTCCGACGTTGCCGTACAGCATCCTGTTGGCATTTTCCGCGCTCTACTGGGCGCTGGCCGCCTTCGGCATCGGCGACCATGCCGCGCCGGACGGACATCTGCATGTCGACGGCGCCGACCATGGCCTGCACGGCGTGTCCGCCGTCTTCGCGCGGCTGGGCCTGGGCGGTGCGCCAGTGATGCTGGTGGTGGCGCTGCTGTCGTTCTGGGGCTGGCTCGGCACCTATTTCGTCCATCTTTTCCTGCTGCAGTCCCTGCCGGCCGGCCTGCGCTGGGGCATCGGCAGCGGCGTGGCGCTGTTGGCCCTGTTGCCTGCGCTGCCGCTGACCTCCTGGATGCTGCGGCCGCTGCGCCGGCTGTTGCTGCGGCTGCGGCCGGTGGCGCAGACGTCGTTGCTCGGCAAGGTCGGCGTCGTCGCCTCGCCGCGTGCCGACGCGGACTCCGGCTACGCCACCGTCGACGATGGCGGCGCCGGCCTGGTCCTGCAGGTGCGTGCCCAGGCCGGCCAGGTCTACCCGCGCGGCGAGCGCGTGGTGCTGGTCGAGTACGTGCAGGCGCACAACCACTATCTGATCGCCCGCGAGCAGGATCTGCCGGGTTTGCCGTTTCCACATAGCCTGATTGCGGGCGATAAGGAGATCCACCGATGA
- a CDS encoding phosphoribosylanthranilate isomerase codes for MNRTLYRTRIKFCGMTRAGDIRLAGELGVDSIGFVFAHGSPRRVAPAEARAMRQAAAPMVDVVALFRDNPKDEVREVLRTVRPTLLQFHGDEDDGFCRSFNLPYLKAVPMGGGEVNARTLQLQYPNAAGFLFDSHAPGESGGSGKTFDWSRLPTGLHRPFLLAGGINGDNVFDAIIGTLPWGVDVSSGIESQPGIKDGHKMRKFVEEVRRADCHELNTNC; via the coding sequence ATGAATCGCACGCTGTATCGCACCCGCATCAAGTTCTGCGGCATGACCCGCGCCGGCGACATCCGCCTGGCAGGCGAGTTGGGCGTGGATTCGATCGGGTTCGTGTTCGCCCATGGCAGCCCGCGGCGGGTGGCGCCGGCCGAGGCGCGGGCCATGCGCCAGGCCGCCGCGCCGATGGTGGACGTGGTGGCGCTGTTCCGCGACAACCCCAAGGACGAGGTGCGCGAGGTGCTGCGCACGGTGCGTCCGACCCTGCTGCAGTTCCATGGCGACGAGGACGACGGCTTCTGTCGCAGCTTCAACCTGCCGTACCTGAAGGCGGTGCCGATGGGCGGCGGCGAGGTGAATGCGCGCACCCTGCAGCTGCAGTATCCGAACGCGGCCGGCTTCCTGTTCGACAGCCATGCGCCCGGCGAAAGCGGCGGTTCGGGCAAGACCTTCGACTGGTCGCGGCTGCCGACCGGCCTGCACCGGCCGTTCCTGCTCGCCGGCGGCATCAACGGCGACAACGTGTTCGACGCGATCATCGGCACCCTGCCGTGGGGCGTGGACGTGTCCAGCGGCATCGAGAGCCAGCCCGGGATCAAGGACGGCCACAAGATGCGCAAGTTCGTCGAGGAAGTGCGCCGCGCCGACTGCCACGAGTTGAACACCAACTGCTGA
- the truA gene encoding tRNA pseudouridine(38-40) synthase TruA encodes MRYALGVEYDGSEFQGWQQLGESGGPSVQATLQAALSSVADAPVSVVCAGRTDAGVHGECQVVHFDCDAPRPARGWMLGATARLPPSVCVRWCVPVADDFHARFSARARRYRYRLLNRQVRPALYRQTLSWERRPLQADAMHAAAQALLGEQDFSAFRSVQCQALHARRELQSIAVTRSGELVEIQVQANAFLHHMVRNIVGSLVMVGTGEKPVSWIGELLAGRDRRVAGPTAPPQGLVFVGPLYPAHWTLPDEVTL; translated from the coding sequence ATGCGCTACGCGCTAGGCGTGGAGTACGACGGCAGCGAGTTCCAGGGCTGGCAGCAGCTCGGCGAGAGTGGCGGCCCCAGCGTGCAGGCCACGCTGCAGGCGGCGCTGTCGTCGGTGGCCGACGCCCCGGTGAGCGTGGTCTGCGCCGGCCGCACCGATGCCGGCGTGCACGGCGAGTGCCAGGTGGTGCATTTCGATTGCGATGCGCCGCGCCCGGCGCGCGGCTGGATGCTGGGCGCCACCGCGCGGCTGCCGCCCTCGGTGTGCGTGCGCTGGTGCGTGCCGGTGGCCGACGACTTCCACGCGCGCTTCTCCGCCCGCGCACGCCGCTACCGCTACCGCCTGCTCAACCGCCAGGTGCGCCCGGCGCTGTACCGGCAGACCCTGAGCTGGGAGCGGCGGCCGCTGCAGGCCGACGCCATGCACGCGGCGGCGCAGGCGCTGCTGGGCGAGCAGGACTTCAGTGCCTTCCGCAGCGTGCAGTGCCAGGCCCTGCACGCGCGCCGCGAGCTGCAGTCGATCGCGGTGACCCGCAGCGGCGAGCTGGTCGAGATCCAGGTCCAGGCCAATGCATTCCTTCATCACATGGTGCGCAATATCGTTGGTTCCCTTGTCATGGTGGGAACGGGCGAAAAGCCGGTGTCCTGGATTGGCGAACTGCTCGCGGGACGCGACCGCCGCGTCGCTGGTCCGACGGCACCGCCGCAGGGCCTGGTGTTCGTCGGTCCCCTCTATCCCGCCCACTGGACGCTTCCGGACGAGGTCACGCTATGA
- a CDS encoding FimV/HubP family polar landmark protein encodes MFRRRRGDAVSAVRGLRHVCRAATALLLLACSQAALALGLGDIRVLSKPGEPFLAEIPVISNEPGELERARVALASPATFARVGLERPQGLVSDLQFRFTQTRKGRAVIQVSSRMPVDVPSLSFLIEVDWGQGRLIREYSALIDAPNTAAAIDAPAIDAPAAAQPSDRIARETSTAAPAPAAAATPATPSARPAATPRPAPAPAAAPGDALAPVRAGQTLSQIAGQLARGNGHSLDQTMVALLRANPDAFIRGNLNLLKQGAVLRTPREEDLASLDAAAAEAVVREQAVQWRQARAPVPQPAQAQQDAATAQTAPKPAAAAPAAAAGARLEIAPAVPATRREAGTKSGTGAGDEGDMVAAQQLQQVREDLAARDAEVQELRSRVEQLEKLKSQQQQLIALKDSDLAAAQKRLAQAGKAAPAAAPAQAPANDGFPLWLWGGLSLLVLGLGAWLLSRRRKPSPLPPLPRDDDAALAASAAVPVVAHRDVDAPELPPLEPAEPLAEEETVARDHEALEEWSRADHLDHAAADHADHADHHTALDDDAFERVLAQQSLRQAPADAPLSADNDDDHSAGVSDAHSEAAPAAEAPWRQPSPVVAVPGGDAHADKDAGGGRQEPTWHQPAAPAPAPVEAPSPYPPAGRERLELAVAYMDLGDNETARTLLTEVAASGDPAARAEALQLLGRLD; translated from the coding sequence TTGTTCCGTCGCCGTCGCGGCGATGCGGTGTCCGCCGTGCGCGGGCTGCGCCATGTCTGTCGCGCTGCCACGGCGCTGTTGCTGCTGGCCTGCAGCCAGGCCGCGCTGGCCCTGGGCCTGGGCGATATCCGCGTGCTGTCCAAGCCGGGCGAGCCGTTCCTGGCCGAGATCCCGGTGATCTCCAACGAGCCGGGCGAACTGGAGCGGGCGCGGGTGGCGCTCGCCTCGCCGGCGACCTTCGCGCGGGTCGGGCTGGAGCGCCCGCAGGGCCTGGTCAGCGATCTGCAGTTCCGTTTCACCCAGACCCGCAAGGGCCGCGCGGTGATCCAGGTCAGCAGCCGCATGCCGGTCGACGTGCCGTCGCTGAGCTTCCTGATCGAGGTCGATTGGGGCCAGGGGCGGCTGATCCGCGAATACTCCGCGCTGATCGATGCGCCCAACACCGCCGCCGCGATCGATGCACCGGCGATCGATGCGCCGGCCGCGGCGCAGCCGTCCGACCGCATCGCCCGCGAAACGTCCACCGCGGCGCCAGCGCCTGCCGCCGCCGCCACGCCGGCGACGCCGAGCGCCAGGCCGGCCGCGACGCCGCGTCCGGCGCCGGCCCCCGCGGCCGCGCCCGGCGATGCGCTGGCGCCGGTGCGCGCCGGGCAGACCCTGTCGCAGATCGCTGGGCAACTGGCGCGCGGCAACGGCCATTCGCTGGACCAGACCATGGTCGCGCTGCTGCGCGCCAATCCGGACGCCTTCATCCGCGGCAATCTCAACCTGCTCAAGCAGGGCGCGGTGTTGCGCACCCCGCGCGAGGAGGACCTGGCGAGCCTGGATGCCGCCGCCGCCGAGGCGGTGGTGCGCGAGCAGGCGGTGCAATGGCGCCAGGCGCGTGCGCCGGTGCCGCAGCCGGCACAGGCGCAGCAGGACGCGGCGACGGCGCAGACTGCGCCCAAGCCGGCCGCCGCGGCGCCGGCCGCCGCCGCTGGCGCACGCCTGGAAATCGCGCCGGCGGTGCCGGCGACGCGCCGCGAGGCGGGAACCAAGTCCGGCACCGGTGCCGGCGACGAAGGAGACATGGTGGCAGCCCAACAATTGCAGCAGGTGCGCGAAGACCTCGCGGCACGCGATGCCGAGGTCCAGGAACTGCGTTCGCGGGTGGAGCAGCTCGAAAAGCTCAAGTCCCAGCAGCAGCAACTGATCGCGTTGAAGGACAGCGACCTGGCTGCGGCGCAGAAGCGCCTGGCCCAGGCCGGGAAGGCGGCGCCAGCGGCCGCGCCCGCGCAGGCGCCGGCCAATGACGGGTTCCCGCTGTGGCTGTGGGGCGGGCTGAGCCTGCTGGTGCTGGGCCTCGGTGCCTGGCTGCTGTCGCGCCGGCGCAAGCCCTCGCCGCTGCCGCCGTTGCCGCGCGACGATGACGCCGCGCTGGCGGCGAGCGCCGCGGTGCCGGTGGTCGCGCACCGTGATGTCGATGCGCCGGAACTGCCGCCGCTGGAGCCGGCCGAGCCGCTGGCCGAGGAGGAGACGGTCGCCCGCGACCACGAGGCGTTGGAAGAGTGGTCGCGCGCCGACCATCTGGACCACGCTGCCGCCGATCACGCCGATCACGCCGATCACCACACCGCGCTCGACGACGACGCCTTCGAGCGCGTGCTGGCGCAGCAGTCGCTGCGGCAGGCGCCGGCCGATGCGCCGCTGTCCGCGGACAACGACGACGACCATTCCGCTGGCGTGTCCGATGCCCATTCGGAGGCCGCACCGGCTGCCGAGGCGCCGTGGCGGCAGCCGTCGCCGGTGGTCGCAGTGCCGGGCGGCGACGCCCATGCCGACAAGGACGCCGGCGGCGGCCGGCAGGAGCCGACCTGGCATCAGCCTGCCGCGCCGGCCCCGGCCCCGGTCGAAGCACCGTCGCCGTATCCGCCGGCGGGCCGCGAGCGTCTGGAACTGGCGGTGGCGTATATGGATCTGGGCGACAACGAGACGGCACGTACCCTGCTGACCGAGGTCGCGGCCAGTGGCGATCCGGCCGCACGCGCCGAGGCGCTGCAATTGCTGGGACGGCTGGACTGA
- a CDS encoding aspartate-semialdehyde dehydrogenase: MSNATRRFNVAVVGATGAVGETMLSILAERDFPVATLYPLASERSAGGQVEFKGHKVTVLDLATFDPSGVDIALFSAGGGISKEYAPKFAAAGAVVIDNSSTFRYDDDVPLVVSEVNPHALKQRPRGIVANPNCSTMQLMPVLAPIHKEYGIERINVATYQSVSGAGRSGMEELGKQTAQLLAFQDIEPQKFQAQIAFNLIPHIDDFQPNGYTKEEMKLVWETQKILEDSSILVNPTAVRVPVFFGHSEAVNIETKRKITVEQARALLGQAPGVEVVDEHKAGGYPTPVTHASGKDPVFVGRIREDFSHPRGLNLWVVADNIRKGAALNAVQLAELVAQEG, encoded by the coding sequence TTTCCCCGTCGCCACGCTGTACCCGCTGGCCTCCGAGCGCTCGGCCGGCGGCCAGGTCGAGTTCAAGGGCCACAAGGTCACCGTGCTCGACCTGGCCACGTTCGACCCGAGCGGCGTGGATATCGCGCTGTTCTCGGCCGGCGGCGGCATCTCCAAGGAGTACGCGCCGAAGTTCGCCGCGGCCGGCGCGGTGGTGATCGACAACTCCTCGACCTTCCGCTACGACGACGACGTGCCGCTGGTGGTGTCGGAGGTCAATCCGCACGCGCTGAAGCAGCGTCCGCGCGGTATCGTCGCCAACCCCAATTGCTCGACCATGCAGCTGATGCCGGTGCTGGCGCCGATCCACAAGGAATACGGCATCGAGCGCATCAACGTGGCCACCTACCAGTCGGTGTCCGGCGCCGGCCGCTCGGGCATGGAGGAGCTGGGCAAGCAGACCGCGCAGTTGCTGGCGTTCCAGGACATCGAGCCGCAGAAGTTCCAGGCGCAGATCGCCTTCAACCTGATCCCGCACATCGACGACTTCCAGCCCAACGGCTACACCAAGGAAGAGATGAAGCTGGTGTGGGAGACGCAGAAGATCCTCGAGGACAGCAGCATCCTGGTGAACCCCACCGCGGTGCGCGTGCCGGTGTTCTTCGGCCATTCCGAAGCGGTCAACATCGAGACCAAGCGCAAGATCACCGTCGAGCAGGCGCGCGCGCTGCTGGGTCAGGCGCCGGGCGTGGAAGTGGTCGACGAGCACAAGGCCGGCGGCTATCCGACCCCGGTGACCCATGCCTCCGGCAAGGACCCGGTGTTCGTCGGCCGCATCCGCGAGGACTTCTCGCACCCGCGCGGCCTCAACCTGTGGGTGGTGGCCGACAACATCCGCAAGGGCGCCGCGCTCAATGCGGTGCAGCTGGCCGAGCTGGTGGCTCAGGAGGGCTGA